In one window of Gossypium arboreum isolate Shixiya-1 chromosome 4, ASM2569848v2, whole genome shotgun sequence DNA:
- the LOC108460639 gene encoding protein NRT1/ PTR FAMILY 2.13: MVVKSIKEKSSSFFLYFCSKGFKKPASPQQGTKGNAVSSEQKPPGGWKAMPFILGNETFERFATIGLLSNFMVYLMKKFNMDQVSASNVLNIWSGVSNFAPLIGAFISDAYVGRFATIAVASVASFLGMLTITLTAWIPQLQPPQCPAEQQLHGHCISPSKAQLGVLLTGLGLLSIGTGGIRPCSIPFGIDQFDPTTEEGAKGINSFFNWYYTTFTLVILLTLTLVVYIQDSVSWVLGLGIPTLLMAASIVLFLIGTRIYVHVKPQGSIFSSIAQVFVAAYNKRHLKLPAEGQEFGVFYDPPLKEYVLSKLPLTYQFRFLNKAAITTKNDLEDDGSPKKWWLCSIQDVEEVKCLIRIIPIWASGIISFTAMAQQGTFTLSQALKMNRHLGPKFQIPAGSMGVISMLTIGIFLPVYDRIMVPSLRKITKHEGGITLLQRIGIGNFFSILAMVAAGVFEQKRRNSATLHPGAAPISVFWLSPQLILMGFCEAFNILGQIEFFNKQFPEHMRSIANSLIFCSWAGSSYLSSIVVNVVHHVTGGHGHPDWLTNDINAGRLDYFYYILAVMSAFNFLYFLYVAHRYRYKGQARIEPKSEPDVELSSM, encoded by the exons ATGGTGGTGAAGAGCATCAAAGAGAAATCCAGTTCCTTTTTCCTATATTTCTGCTCAAAAGGGTTCAAAAAACCAGCCTCTCCACAACAAGGAACCAAGGGAAATGCTGTGTCATCAGAGCAGAAACCGCCCGGAGGATGGAAAGCAATGCCTTTCATTTTAG GGAATGAAACGTTTGAGAGATTTGCAACGATTGGGTTGCTGTCAAATTTCATGGTGTATTTGATGAAAAAGTTTAACATGGACCAAGTTTCAGCTTCCAATGTACTCAATATCTGGTCTGGTGTATCTAACTTCGCACCACTCATCGGTGCTTTCATCTCTGATGCCTACGTCGGCAGATTCGCCACCATTGCTGTCGCATCCGTCGCTTCATTTCTG GGAATGCTGACGATAACTTTGACGGCTTGGATCCCACAGCTCCAGCCTCCACAATGCCCAGCTGAGCAGCAATTACATGGTCACTGCATTAGTCCAAGCAAGGCTCAACTGGGAGTACTGCTAACAGGGTTAGGCCTCTTATCAATTGGAACTGGTGGGATAAGACCCTGCAGCATTCCCTTTGGGATTGACCAGTTTGATCCAACCACTGAAGAAGGGGCTAAAGGGATCAACAGCTTCTTCAATTGGTACTACACCACATTCACATTGGTCATATTGCTCACTTTAACCCTTGTGGTTTATATTCAAGACTCAGTGAGCTGGGTTCTAGGCCTTGGAATCCCCACTCTCCTCATGGCTGCTTCAATTGTTTTGTTTCTCATCGGAACCAGAATTTATGTGCATGTGAAGCCCCAAGGAAGCATTTTTTCAAGCATTGCCCAAGTGTTTGTTGCTGCTTACAACAAACGACATCTTAAGCTTCCTGCAGAGGGACAGGAATTTGGAGTTTTCTATGATCCTCCTTTAAAGGAATACGTGTTGTCAAAGCTACCCCTCACCTACCAGTTCAG GTTCTTGAACAAAGCCGCGATAACAACCAAGAATGATTTAGAAGACGATGGTTCCCCTAAAAAATGGTGGTTGTGCAGCATCCAAGATGTAGAAGAGGTCAAATGCCTTATCAGAATCATCCCTATATGGGCTTCTGGTATCATTAGCTTCACCGCCATGGCACAACAGGGAACATTCACCTTATCACAAGCTTTGAAAATGAACAGGCATCTTGGTCCCAAGTTCCAAATCCCAGCTGGTTCCATGGGTGTCATATCGATGCTCACAATTGGGATTTTCCTCCCAGTCTATGACCGAATCATGGTCCCATCTCTTCGAAAAATCACCAAACACGAAGGTGGGATAACACTTCTTCAAAGAATTGGAATTGGTAACTTTTTCTCTATCCTAGCCATGGTCGCTGCTGGCGTGTTCGAACAGAAGAGAAGGAACTCAGCTACATTGCACCCTGGTGCCGCTCCAATCTCGGTCTTTTGGCTATCTCCTCAGCTTATTCTCATGGGTTTCTGCGAGGCATTCAACATTCTTGGGCAGATTGAGTTCTTCAACAAGCAGTTCCCTGAGCATATGAGAAGCATTGCTAATTCTCTCATCTTTTGCTCCTGGGCTGGTTCAAGCTACTTGAGCAGCATAGTAGTGAATGTTGTGCATCATGTCACCGGAGGCCACGGCCACCCCGACTGGTTGACTAATGATATTAATGCTGGCAGATTGGATTACTTTTACTACATTCTAGCAGTGATGAGCGCCTTCAATTTCCTTTATTTCCTCTATGTTGCTCATCGGTATCGTTACAAGGGCCAAGCACGAATAGAACCGAAATCTGAACCCGATGTAGAGCTAAGTTCGATGTAA